The nucleotide sequence TGATAGCGGTGTCTTCGCACCGTTCGCGCCAGCCGCCAGGCTGACGGGGCCGTTATTCCACGGAACCTCCGGCCTGACTAGTCATATTATTTGACTGTAATACTTTTTGAGGGATCTTTGCACAGCCCGCGCGGATGCGCAGCGGAGCACTTCCGGAAATCGGCAGCAGATCAAACTGCAATCAGAGGTAAAAGAGGCTTAACGCAGCGTCGTCGCGTCGCGCGCGCGCTGCTCGATGGCGGCCCAGGCCGCCGCCTTGATGTCCGCCGCCGGCGCGATCCAGGAGCCACCGATCGCAACGACCTTCTTGTGCGCGAGCCACTGCGCGGCGTTGCCGGCATTGATGCCGCCGGTCGGACAGAAGCGTACGTTCGGGAACGGCCCCGCCAATGCGTCGAGCGCGGCGAGCCCGCCGGCCGGCACCGCGGGGAAGAACTTCACGAACTCATAGCCGCGCGTGACGCAGGCAATCAGGTCCGACGGCGTCTGGATGCCCGGCGCGAACGGCAGTTCGCCGGCGTTGGCGGCGTCGAGCAATCCAATCGACATCCCCGGACTGATCGCAAACGCAGCGCCGAGATTGGCGGCGCGCTCGTAATCCGCCGGCGTCAGCACGGTGCCGATGCCGACGACCGCGTCGGGCACCTCGTTGATGATCGCGCGCGCCGCGTCGAGTCCGGCCTGCGTGCGCAAGGTGATCTCGATGACGCGAAGACCACCCGCGACGAGCGCGCGCGCGAGCGGCACGGCCTGCGCGGCGTCGTCGATCGTGATCACCGGAATCACCGGCGCGAGCGCAAACACTGCATCGAGCTTCGCGCGCTTGTCCGAACTGCTCATCATGCCTCGCTCAGTGCCAGAATGTCCCGCGGCATCGCGGTGGCCGGGATCACCGCGCCGGGCGCCATGATCACGGCGCCGGCCAGCCGATGCCCTGCCAGCGCCGCCTTGCGCGGCGGCATGCCCTTGATGCGCGCGGCCAGATAGCCCGCGTTGAAGGAGTCGCCGGCTGCCGTGGTGTCGATCGGCTGCAGCACGGCGGGCGGCGCGATGTCGACCAGCACGCCATCGGCATGGATCAGACAGCCGCGCGGCCCGCGCTTGACCACGACCTCACCCACGCCCGCTTCCTTGAAGCGGCGCAGACAGACGGAGGCATCGGCGTCACCAAACAGCATCTGCTCGTCCTCGAGCGTCGGCAGCGCGATGTCGACCAGCGGCAGGATCGCCCGGAACGCACGCTGCGCCACCTCGCGGCTGGCCCAGCCGCGCGGTCGGTAGTTGCCGTCGAACACCACGCGCGCCCCGCGCTTGCGGGCGACCGTGAGCAGCTCACGCAGCTTGGCTTTGCCGGTCTCGCCATACAGCGACAAGCTGATGCCGGAGAGATAGATCCAATCGAAGCGCGAGAGCCGGTCGAGCATGTCGCGATCGGCGCGGTCGAACAGCTCGCGCGCCGGCGCACGATCGCGCCAATACAGGAAGCTGCGCTCGCCCCGGGCGTCGCGCTCGATCATATAGAGGCCGGGCACGCGGCCCTCGACCTGCAGCACCTCGGAGGTGTCGATGCCCTCCGCCCGCCACGCCACCAACATCATCGCGCTGAGCGGATCGTCGCCAAGGGCGGTCACGTAGGAGGTGGGCACGCCGAGCCGGGACAGATAGAGCGCCGTGTTGAGCGTGTCGCCGCCGAAGCCGCGCCTGAACAGGCTGCCGTCCTCCTGCGCGAACTCAACCATGCACTCTCCGATGCAGGCGACTCTCATCGGCGTCAATCCCACGATCAAAACGTCAAATGAACCTTCATCGCGCGGCTTCGATCGCTGGCGAGCTCGAAGGCGGAAATTGCCTCCTGGAACGGCAGCGTGGCTGAGATCAGCGGCTTTACGTCGAGCAGTCCCTCGCCCATCAGCCGCACCGCCAGATCGAATTCACGGTCGAACCGGAAGGTGCCGCGCAATTGCAGCTCCTTCGTGACCAGCGTGTTGAGCGGGAGGGTCATTTCGCCGCCGAGCCCGAGCTGCACGATGACCCCGCCCGCCCGCATGACATCGAGCGCCGCCCGCAGCGCGGCCTGGTTGCCGGAGGCCTCGAACAGCACGTCGAACGTGCCCTTGCCCACGCGCCACGGATCGAGCGCGGCCGGCTCGGCCGCGACGTTGACGGCATGGCTGGCGCCGAGTTTGCGGGCGACCGCGAGCGGCGCCTCGGCGACGTCGGTCGCAACGATCTCGGCCGCGCCGCCATAGCGCGCGACCAGGATCGACAGCGCGCCGATCGGGCCGCAGCCGGTCACCAGCACGCGCTTGCCGAGCAGCGAGCCGGCCTGATGCGCGGCATGCAGGCACACCGACAGCGGCTCGGCCATCGCCGCCTCGCCGAGCGACAGCGATGGCGCGATCGGCACGGCCTGGGACGCATCGACGGTGACGAACTCGCGGAAACCGCCCTGCACGTGCGGATCGCGCATCGCGCTGCCCATGAAGCGCATGTCCAGGCACTGGTTGCGCAGCCCTTCGCGACAATAGGCGCAGTGGCCGCAAGGCAGGCTCGGGTTGACGGCAACGCGCGTGCCTTCGGAGAGGCCGGTCACACCGGCGCCGACGGCCGCGATGACGCCGGCAATCTCGTGGCCCAGCGCCATCGGCTGCTTGATCCGCACCGTGCCGAAACCGCCATGATGATAGTAATGCAGATCCGAGCCGCAAATGCCGCCGGCCGCGATCTTGACCCGCACCTGCCCCGCCTCCGGCGCGGGATCCGGAAAGTTGTCGATGCGCAGGTCCTTGGGCGCGTGAATCACGACGGCACGCATCGGCCGGGTCTACCTGTCTGGTCTTGTCCGTCGATCCTAGATCACGGCGCGGTCAGACCGGCAAGCGGTTGATGGCCGCAACCGCCGTCATCACGCCGCGGATCTCGGCGAGGCCCTTCAAGCGGCCGACCAGGGGATAGCCGGGATGGGTGCCGCGGCCGATATCGTCGGCCAGCTCATGGCCGTGATCGGGCCGGAACGGGATGCGCCAGTCCGGCTCGCCCTCGGCTTTGCGGCGCGCCTGCTCCTTGAGCAGCGTTGTCACGACCTTAACCATGTCGACATCGCCGCGCAGATGCTCCGCCTCCATGAACGAGCCGTCGAGCATCTTCGTCACGTTGCGCAGGTGCACGAAGCGAATGTGTGGGGCGAAGCGCTCGGCCATGGCCGGCACGTTGTTCTGGCCGCCGGCGCCGAGCGCACCGGTGCAGAAGGTGATGCCGTTGGCCTTCGAGGAGGCCGCATCGACGATGAACTGAAGGTCGTCGGCCGACGACACCACGCGCGGCAGGCCGAACAGATCGCGCGGCGGATCGTCGGGATGCACGCACAGGCTGACGCCGCATTCCTCCGCCGTCGGCACCACCTCGCGCAGGAAGCGCGCATAGTTGGCGCGCAGCTCGGCATGGCCGATGCCGCGATATTTTTCCAGCATGCGGCGCAGGCCGGGCACGTCGTAACGGTCATAGGCCCCAGGCAGTCCAGCCATGATGGTGGCGAGCAGACGGTCCTTGTCGGACTCGGAAGCCTGCGCCACCCAGGCCTTGGCACGGTCGAGCACATCGGCGGAGAACTCCGCCTCCGCGCCTGGGCGCTGAAGGATGTAGCAGTCGAACGCCGCGAAGCGATCCATGTCGAAGCGCAGCGCGGTGGCGCCGCCCGGCAGGCGATGCGCAAGCTCGGTGCGGGTCCAGTCCAGCACCGCCATGAAATTGTAGCAGACGGTGGTGACGCCGCAGGCGGCGAGGTTGCGCAGCGACTGCCGGTAGTTGTCGAACAGCTCGGTGAGATTCCCCTCGCCGAGCTTGATGGCTTCGGAGACGGGAAGGCTCTCGACCACGCTCCAGCGCAGCCGCAGCGACGAATCGCCCTCGATCAGACCGATGCGCTTGATGATCTCGTCGGTGCTCCACACCACGCCGTAGGGGATGTGATGCAGCGCCGTCACGATCCCGGTCGCGCCGGTCTGGCGCACCTGCGGCAGGGTGATGGGATCATCGGGTCCGAACCAGCGCCACGTCTGTTCCATGTCGTCCACCTCTTCAACAATGAGTGCACGCGATCAACGCCGCCGCCGGGCGCGGGTGCGCGGCTCCGCCTGCGCCATCTCTTCCTGACGCGCAAAGATGCCGTCGGCGCGGCGGAACACCTCGCGCAGATGCCGCCGCATCGCCGCCACCGCCTGGGCCTCGTTGCACGCTGCGAGCCCGTCCAGGATCTCCTGATGCTGCGCGATCAGGAGCGGAATATGGCCGGCATCCTCGATCAAGGTGAGATGACGGACGCGGTCGAAATGAATCTTGGTCTGCCGGATCACCTGCCAGACATGCGGATGCCGGCTGGTGCGGGCGATAGTCTGATGGAACGCCTCGTCATGGACGTAGAACTCCGCCGGATCGGCCGCAGCCTTCTGTTTCTCGATCAGCTCGGTCAGCTCACGCAGCGAGGTCGCATCCATGTAGCGCACGGCTTCCGCAACCAGCGCGCATTCCAAATGCTCGCGAATGAACTGCGCCTCGCCGAAAGCCTCGCGCAACACCGGCGCCACGACGCTGCCGCTCTGCGGATAGATGCGCACGAGATCGACGTCGGCAAGCTTGATCAAGGCCTCGCGCACGGGGGTGCGGCTGACGCCGAGCCGCTCGCACAGGTCGAGCTCGGCCATCGGCGTGCCCGGCGGCAGCGCGCCGGAGACGATGTCCTCGAGCAGCCGCTCATAGACCTGGTCGGCGAGCCGCCGCCCGGCCTTGCCGTCCAATCGCGTCAGCGGTGTCTGATCGTCATCCATGGCGGCAGTCTATCCGATTCACAGGAAGCCGATCGAGATCCACGGCAGGAACACGATCAGCAGCAGTGCCACGAGCAGCGCGGCGAGATGCGGCCAGACGTGGCGGATGACCTCATCGGGCGAGGCGCGGCCGATCGCGCAAGCGAGATAGAAGCCGACGCCGAATGGCGGCGTGAACAGGCCGAGCCCCATCGCGAACACCGCGATGATCGCATAGTGCACCTCGTGCACGCCCATCATGCGCGCGATCGGAAACAGCAGCGGCCCGAACAGCACGACAGCCGGCACGCCTTCGAGCACGCTGCCGAGCACGACGAAGGCGAGCGCCGAGATCAGCAGAAAACCCCAGCGGCCACCGGGCACGGCGACCATGAGGTCGACGAGCTGCTGCGAGAAGCCGGACTGGGTCAGCGCCCAGGCCATGCCGGTGGCGGCTCCCACGACGAGCAGGATCGCCCCTGACAGCGAGGCCGTATCGACCAGGATCGGATAGACACGCTTCCAGTCGAACTGCCGGTAGACGAAGATGCCGACCAGCACGGTGTAGATCACGCCGATGGCGGCGACCTCCGTCGCAGTGGCGACGCCTTCGACCACCGCCGAGCGGATCACGATCGGCAGGCCGAGGCCGGGGATCGAGATCGCGAACAGCTTCAGCCGCGTCTTGGCATCGAAGTGCTGCGCGCCGCTCATGTCCTCCTTGCGGGTCTGCAGATAGACCACGACTGACAATGCAAGGAGCCCGACCACCGCTGGCAGCAGATCACCGGTGAACAAGGCGGCGATCGACACGCCGGTCACCGAGCCCACCGTGATCAGCACGATCGAGGGCGGGATCGTCTCCGACATCACGGCTGAGGCCGACAGCAGCGAGACCAGATCGCCCTCGCGGCTGCCGCGCTGCTTCATCTCCGGAAACAGTGCCGGCGCGACGGCGGCCATGTCGGCGGCCTTGGCGCCGGAGATGCCGGAGACCAGATACATCGCGCCGAGCAGCACATATTGCAGGCCGCCGCGGAGATGGCCGATCAGCGAGACCAGGAACAGGATCATCGCGCGCGCCAGCCCTGCGATCTCGATCAGCGCCCCGAGCAGCACGAACATCGGCACTGCCAGCAGCACCATATGCGACATGCCCTCGCTGACGCGGCCGGGCACGATGAGGACCGGCACCGTGGTGCTGAAATGCAGATAGGCGACGGTGGCGAGCAGGAAGGCGAAAGCGATCGGCGTGCCGATCACCATCGCGCCGGCGACGAGGACGAAGAAGAAGATGAAGAGATTGTAGTTGCCGAGATCCTCCAGGACAGGCGCGGCCGCATACAGCGCCCCGGCGCCTGCGAGCACGACAGCCAGCGCGCCGATGATCTGCGGCAGCGTGGCCTGTTGGATCAGCCGGTCGACCGCCGTGAGTAGCATCAGCAGCACGCCCAACAGCATGGCCGCTTCGCGATAGCCCTCGCTGATTTCGAGCACCGGCATCTTGGCGATCAGATGGCTGTCGAGATGATGCCAGGACGGCATCACCAGCGCGACCAGCACGGTGCAGACCAGCATCAGGCCGAGCGCATCCGTGCGCGCCCGCCACGCCGGCGACAGGTTGCGCACGAAGGCGGTCAGCCGCATGTGCTCGGTGCGGCGCAGCGCC is from Bradyrhizobium sp. ORS 285 and encodes:
- the eda gene encoding bifunctional 4-hydroxy-2-oxoglutarate aldolase/2-dehydro-3-deoxy-phosphogluconate aldolase, whose amino-acid sequence is MMSSSDKRAKLDAVFALAPVIPVITIDDAAQAVPLARALVAGGLRVIEITLRTQAGLDAARAIINEVPDAVVGIGTVLTPADYERAANLGAAFAISPGMSIGLLDAANAGELPFAPGIQTPSDLIACVTRGYEFVKFFPAVPAGGLAALDALAGPFPNVRFCPTGGINAGNAAQWLAHKKVVAIGGSWIAPAADIKAAAWAAIEQRARDATTLR
- a CDS encoding sugar kinase, encoding MRVACIGECMVEFAQEDGSLFRRGFGGDTLNTALYLSRLGVPTSYVTALGDDPLSAMMLVAWRAEGIDTSEVLQVEGRVPGLYMIERDARGERSFLYWRDRAPARELFDRADRDMLDRLSRFDWIYLSGISLSLYGETGKAKLRELLTVARKRGARVVFDGNYRPRGWASREVAQRAFRAILPLVDIALPTLEDEQMLFGDADASVCLRRFKEAGVGEVVVKRGPRGCLIHADGVLVDIAPPAVLQPIDTTAAGDSFNAGYLAARIKGMPPRKAALAGHRLAGAVIMAPGAVIPATAMPRDILALSEA
- a CDS encoding L-idonate 5-dehydrogenase, with product MRAVVIHAPKDLRIDNFPDPAPEAGQVRVKIAAGGICGSDLHYYHHGGFGTVRIKQPMALGHEIAGVIAAVGAGVTGLSEGTRVAVNPSLPCGHCAYCREGLRNQCLDMRFMGSAMRDPHVQGGFREFVTVDASQAVPIAPSLSLGEAAMAEPLSVCLHAAHQAGSLLGKRVLVTGCGPIGALSILVARYGGAAEIVATDVAEAPLAVARKLGASHAVNVAAEPAALDPWRVGKGTFDVLFEASGNQAALRAALDVMRAGGVIVQLGLGGEMTLPLNTLVTKELQLRGTFRFDREFDLAVRLMGEGLLDVKPLISATLPFQEAISAFELASDRSRAMKVHLTF
- the uxuA gene encoding mannonate dehydratase, coding for MEQTWRWFGPDDPITLPQVRQTGATGIVTALHHIPYGVVWSTDEIIKRIGLIEGDSSLRLRWSVVESLPVSEAIKLGEGNLTELFDNYRQSLRNLAACGVTTVCYNFMAVLDWTRTELAHRLPGGATALRFDMDRFAAFDCYILQRPGAEAEFSADVLDRAKAWVAQASESDKDRLLATIMAGLPGAYDRYDVPGLRRMLEKYRGIGHAELRANYARFLREVVPTAEECGVSLCVHPDDPPRDLFGLPRVVSSADDLQFIVDAASSKANGITFCTGALGAGGQNNVPAMAERFAPHIRFVHLRNVTKMLDGSFMEAEHLRGDVDMVKVVTTLLKEQARRKAEGEPDWRIPFRPDHGHELADDIGRGTHPGYPLVGRLKGLAEIRGVMTAVAAINRLPV
- a CDS encoding GntR family transcriptional regulator; its protein translation is MDDDQTPLTRLDGKAGRRLADQVYERLLEDIVSGALPPGTPMAELDLCERLGVSRTPVREALIKLADVDLVRIYPQSGSVVAPVLREAFGEAQFIREHLECALVAEAVRYMDATSLRELTELIEKQKAAADPAEFYVHDEAFHQTIARTSRHPHVWQVIRQTKIHFDRVRHLTLIEDAGHIPLLIAQHQEILDGLAACNEAQAVAAMRRHLREVFRRADGIFARQEEMAQAEPRTRARRRR
- a CDS encoding TRAP transporter large permease subunit; protein product: MAVDITATTSAPSHGAFARFDQVLGRTVEALAAALVVAELVLLGAATAARYLFNAPLIWSDELATVLFVWLAMLGAVVALRRTEHMRLTAFVRNLSPAWRARTDALGLMLVCTVLVALVMPSWHHLDSHLIAKMPVLEISEGYREAAMLLGVLLMLLTAVDRLIQQATLPQIIGALAVVLAGAGALYAAAPVLEDLGNYNLFIFFFVLVAGAMVIGTPIAFAFLLATVAYLHFSTTVPVLIVPGRVSEGMSHMVLLAVPMFVLLGALIEIAGLARAMILFLVSLIGHLRGGLQYVLLGAMYLVSGISGAKAADMAAVAPALFPEMKQRGSREGDLVSLLSASAVMSETIPPSIVLITVGSVTGVSIAALFTGDLLPAVVGLLALSVVVYLQTRKEDMSGAQHFDAKTRLKLFAISIPGLGLPIVIRSAVVEGVATATEVAAIGVIYTVLVGIFVYRQFDWKRVYPILVDTASLSGAILLVVGAATGMAWALTQSGFSQQLVDLMVAVPGGRWGFLLISALAFVVLGSVLEGVPAVVLFGPLLFPIARMMGVHEVHYAIIAVFAMGLGLFTPPFGVGFYLACAIGRASPDEVIRHVWPHLAALLVALLLIVFLPWISIGFL